One region of Desulfovibrio sp. JC010 genomic DNA includes:
- the rimM gene encoding ribosome maturation factor RimM (Essential for efficient processing of 16S rRNA) produces MEMLVVAEVVKPHGLRGEVCIESHADSPFLFDEVPCLYLAKKGQKPRRFVVRSSRKHKGRMLLTFKGVDGRDEAESLRGMEVLVREADLPESGDDEVYMYELEGMSVELEDGTVVGTISNFILAPGQETWVISSSEGKEILFPAVEEFVLSVDLDAEKIVVDPPEGLLDIYLVENKKDKKDNGKKKK; encoded by the coding sequence ATGGAAATGCTTGTAGTTGCCGAGGTGGTCAAACCACATGGTCTCAGGGGGGAAGTCTGCATTGAATCCCATGCGGACTCCCCTTTTCTCTTCGACGAGGTCCCCTGTCTCTATCTGGCTAAGAAAGGACAGAAGCCCCGTCGTTTTGTTGTGCGCTCTTCACGGAAACATAAAGGGCGCATGCTCCTGACTTTCAAGGGAGTCGACGGTCGTGATGAGGCGGAAAGCCTGCGCGGCATGGAAGTGCTGGTGCGTGAAGCTGATCTTCCCGAATCCGGGGATGATGAAGTCTACATGTACGAACTGGAAGGCATGTCCGTCGAACTTGAAGACGGGACCGTGGTTGGAACCATCTCGAACTTTATTCTTGCCCCCGGGCAGGAAACATGGGTGATCTCTTCTTCAGAGGGTAAGGAAATTCTTTTTCCCGCTGTTGAAGAATTTGTATTGTCTGTTGATCTGGACGCTGAAAAGATTGTCGTCGACCCTCCTGAAGGGCTGCTCGATATCTATCTCGTCGAGAACAAAAAAGACAAGAAAGACAACGGGAAGAAAAAGAAATAG
- the trmD gene encoding tRNA (guanosine(37)-N1)-methyltransferase TrmD, producing MKFNLVTLFPEFFDSPLSHGLMGKGVEKGIVSFNKVDPREFTTDKHKSVDDRPYGGGPGMVMFLDPIAKALDSVGIRPTKEGGCPKGKRLIMLSPKGKPLTQKLAVKLSKEEELTLVCGRYEGIDARFDDIFPVEQVSVGDFVLNGGEAGAMCLIEAVARLLPDFMGHAESGTEESFSSGLLEYPHFTRPAEYDGLKVPEVLSSGNHALIEEWRRKESLDATLDARPELLAEAEGLKKDDVRYLRTIPRKRLGKNLYMALVHYPVLNKFGEKAAVSLTNLDIHDMSRVSRSYSISGFFAVTPIEDQKKLAERIISHWTSGPGSKFNPDRAAAFSKVGVKDSLQDVVEHIESGTGKKPILITTSARGAGSTTMNRVREMLQDNPVLLVFGTGHGLAPEILDMAEGSLRPIRFMDGYNHLSVRSAVAITIDRLLNDAW from the coding sequence GTGAAATTCAATTTAGTTACTCTTTTTCCGGAATTTTTTGATTCCCCGCTGTCGCACGGACTCATGGGTAAAGGCGTTGAAAAGGGCATTGTCTCTTTCAACAAGGTCGATCCCCGCGAGTTCACCACAGATAAACATAAATCCGTCGATGACCGTCCCTACGGCGGCGGGCCGGGCATGGTCATGTTTCTTGACCCTATTGCCAAGGCTCTGGACAGCGTAGGCATACGCCCGACTAAGGAAGGCGGTTGCCCCAAGGGTAAAAGGCTGATCATGCTTTCACCCAAAGGCAAACCCCTGACCCAGAAGCTGGCGGTGAAGCTTTCCAAGGAAGAGGAGCTGACCCTCGTCTGCGGAAGGTATGAAGGTATCGACGCCCGTTTTGATGATATTTTTCCCGTTGAACAGGTCTCCGTAGGAGATTTCGTGCTCAACGGGGGGGAAGCCGGGGCCATGTGCCTCATAGAAGCTGTAGCCCGTCTGCTGCCGGATTTTATGGGTCATGCCGAATCCGGTACAGAAGAAAGTTTTTCTTCCGGCCTGCTGGAGTATCCGCACTTTACCCGTCCTGCTGAATATGACGGGCTGAAAGTGCCGGAAGTACTCTCCTCAGGCAACCATGCTTTGATCGAAGAATGGAGAAGAAAAGAGTCTCTGGATGCAACCTTGGATGCGCGTCCGGAGCTTCTGGCCGAAGCAGAAGGGTTAAAAAAAGATGATGTGCGTTATTTGCGCACAATCCCCCGAAAACGTTTGGGAAAAAATCTTTATATGGCTCTTGTTCACTATCCCGTGCTAAATAAATTTGGAGAAAAAGCCGCTGTTTCTTTGACAAACCTCGATATTCACGATATGTCCCGCGTTTCCCGCTCTTACTCAATCAGCGGATTTTTTGCGGTGACTCCCATCGAGGACCAGAAGAAACTGGCCGAGAGGATAATTTCCCACTGGACCTCGGGACCGGGTAGCAAGTTCAACCCGGACCGCGCCGCAGCTTTTTCCAAAGTAGGAGTAAAAGATTCCCTGCAAGATGTGGTGGAGCATATCGAGTCGGGAACGGGTAAGAAGCCGATATTGATAACCACGAGCGCACGGGGCGCAGGCAGCACCACCATGAACAGGGTTCGTGAAATGCTGCAGGATAATCCCGTACTGCTGGTTTTCGGTACCGGACACGGGTTGGCTCCCGAAATTCTGGACATGGCAGAAGGCAGCTTACGGCCTATCAGGTTCATGGACGGATACAACCATCTATCAGTAAGAAGTGCGGTGGCGATCACGATCGACAGGCTGCTTAATGACGCCTGGTAG
- the rplS gene encoding 50S ribosomal protein L19 has product MSNVIANIEREQMRIDMPAFKAGDTVKVHLRIIEGEKERIQVFQGAVLRYRKGTTNSTFTVRKISDGIGVERVFPVHSPYIERVEVVAEGKVRRSRIYYLRGLKGKAARIKSKQAW; this is encoded by the coding sequence ATGAGCAACGTAATTGCAAACATCGAACGCGAACAGATGCGTATTGATATGCCCGCTTTCAAAGCAGGCGACACTGTAAAGGTACACCTGCGTATTATCGAAGGTGAAAAGGAACGTATCCAGGTATTCCAGGGTGCTGTTCTGCGTTACCGTAAAGGTACCACCAACTCCACCTTCACCGTCCGCAAAATTTCCGACGGTATCGGCGTTGAGCGTGTTTTCCCCGTACACTCCCCCTACATCGAGCGTGTAGAGGTAGTTGCAGAAGGTAAAGTACGCCGCAGCCGCATCTACTACCTGCGCGGCCTCAAAGGTAAAGCAGCTCGCATCAAGTCCAAACAGGCTTGGTAG
- a CDS encoding ribonuclease HII, whose protein sequence is MSENMLPGMETQSLITAGIDEAGRGCLAGPVVAGAVILPEEYDLPGLTDSKKLDEAARDRLAVEIKEQAVCWALGVCRAQVVDQINILQATFRAMGRSVTHLKVQPQMLMVDGNKTVPVQYLDGLSCRQEAVVKGDLKIPAISAASILAKTFRDKLMVQLAKRYPAYGFEIHKGYGTKVHLEALKEHGPCAVHRMTFKGVLPEKKKPRQERMCLPGI, encoded by the coding sequence ATGTCTGAAAATATGTTGCCGGGGATGGAGACACAAAGTCTCATCACTGCCGGGATTGATGAAGCTGGGCGTGGCTGCCTTGCAGGGCCTGTTGTGGCTGGTGCTGTGATTCTGCCTGAAGAGTATGATTTGCCGGGGCTGACCGATTCCAAGAAGCTTGATGAAGCTGCGCGGGATCGGCTGGCGGTGGAGATTAAAGAGCAGGCTGTCTGCTGGGCTTTGGGTGTCTGCCGGGCGCAGGTGGTGGATCAGATTAATATTCTGCAGGCTACTTTCCGGGCCATGGGCCGTTCTGTCACTCATTTGAAGGTGCAGCCTCAGATGTTAATGGTGGACGGCAACAAGACCGTTCCTGTGCAGTATTTGGATGGTCTGTCCTGCAGGCAGGAAGCGGTTGTGAAGGGCGACCTGAAGATACCGGCAATTTCTGCGGCTTCCATTCTGGCCAAAACTTTTCGCGATAAGCTCATGGTGCAGCTTGCTAAACGGTATCCGGCTTATGGATTTGAAATTCATAAGGGGTACGGCACGAAAGTTCATCTGGAAGCACTTAAAGAACATGGCCCTTGCGCTGTGCACCGCATGACGTTCAAGGGAGTTCTTCCTGAAAAGAAGAAGCCCAGACAGGAGCGCATGTGTCTGCCCGGCATTTAG
- a CDS encoding YraN family protein: MSARHLEFGQAGEDYAVRFLENRGYSIRQRNWRWKQWELDIICEKGDELIFVEVKTRRGRNRMSGIEAVTSAKRKKLVKAATRYLSAFDYWDKPCRFDLIIVTDDGTGFRAEHIENAFDLNSMGGGNTAWQPW; this comes from the coding sequence GTGTCTGCCCGGCATTTAGAATTCGGGCAGGCGGGCGAAGATTACGCGGTCCGCTTTCTGGAGAATCGCGGCTACTCCATCCGCCAGCGTAATTGGCGTTGGAAGCAGTGGGAGCTGGATATAATCTGTGAAAAGGGCGATGAACTTATTTTCGTGGAAGTGAAGACCAGAAGGGGGCGCAACAGGATGTCCGGTATAGAGGCTGTGACTTCCGCCAAGCGCAAGAAACTGGTCAAGGCCGCCACACGTTATCTTTCGGCATTTGATTATTGGGACAAGCCCTGCAGATTTGATTTAATTATTGTAACCGACGACGGAACCGGATTCCGTGCGGAGCACATAGAAAATGCATTTGACCTCAACTCTATGGGTGGTGGCAACACCGCTTGGCAACCTTGGTGA